Genomic window (bacterium):
AGGCGACAAAAGATCCACCTTGTTTAGGAGCACCAGATCAGCCGCGCGTATTTGGTTGAAAAAAAGCGGACCTAGATGCTCCCGATTTTCCCAAAAGTCTGCATCCACAACGGTAATGACTTTCTGCACAAACAGGGATCCAGATGGTTCTTCGTTTTTCAGCACGTCCAGGATTTCCACAGGATCTGCCACTCCCGTGGCTTCTATGAGTAAACGCCTGGGGTCGAAAGTCTTGATTATTTCTCTGAGGCTCCTCAAGAGATCTCCCTGGATAGTGCAGCATATGCATCCGTTGGTAAGCTCCACCACGGGTGTGCCACCATTTTTGAGCAGCTCTCCGTCAATACCTATCTGTCCGAACTCGTTTACCAAGACAGCTGTGGAAGAAAGGTCCCCTGGCCAGCTTAGAATGTGGCGAAGGAGCGTGGTTTTTCCTGCTCCCAAAAACCCACCTATGAGGGTCACTGCGCATGGAGCCGAATTCTTCCCAGACATCACAGATCTTTTCACTCCACCAGAATGATTCCGTAATAATGGAAAAGGTCGCGCCTTTTTTGGGCCAGCCTGGGTCTGATGCCCAAGTTCTGCAAGGTGCCCAACAGGTCTATGGAGAAAGACTCCACTGAGGGCCTTTTCTCCTGGGGGAAACGGCAATCACCCGGGTATGCGCATTCTTTACACAGCCCGCAGGTTTCCCCCACCAACCCAAAAGCCTTGTAGTAGCCTTCCAAGAAAAGGGATCTCTCCAGGCTCACCGTGCCCTTCCAGCATCGCACTTGCTTGGCACGCTTGCGGGCATTGTCCAAATAGAAATCCGGACAATCCTGAGTTCCCACAAGCAGAAGGGCTTCCCGGAATTCCCCCAATATGGACCTTGCAGTTTCAACCCCGGGTGTGGCAGGCGGACAACACCAGTTGGTGTTGTACTTCTTACATCCATAACGGCATTTCAGATGTACCCACTGGCTTACCAGGATCTTTTCAGCCGGAAACGGAACCAGCAGCTCCAGACCGTAGCGTCTGGCGTTCTGGGTCAGACATCTCAATAGCTTCCTAGGAATTCCCTTGTGCTCCAAAGGGATGACTTTTCCATTTCTCATGGCTCAGCTTGGGTCCTTTCCAAGGCTGAGTGCCTTCAGCCTCTTTGACCGGCCAGATCAAACAGAATTCTCACATCCCGAGCAACCGCCATGTCCATGGCCACCTCTGCTGCTTTTATCACAGCCAAAGGTACGGGGCAGGAAGCATGGCAACCAGCACTTTCAGCTGCCCGGTAGACCGGGTTGCTGGTGATAGGGGCAAAGAGCCCTTTCATGGCTATGGTAGTGAGCCGTTGTCCCATACTTTTTATGTGCTTGCACTCAGATCTAATCTCCAACCCAACGGACCACCTACCTTCTCTCCTGGCGCAAACATCACACAAGAAACCGCAGACACCAGGCTCCACGGTTACCCTAATAGGATCTCCCATCTCACAAAGGCCCTTGAGAGAAGCCTCTCCTCCCTGCGTGTTTCTTACTTCTGATGCAGTATCTCTGGCCTTACTATCCCCTCCAGATGGGGATACTTGTCTTTCATGTGAGGGATCTGCATACACTCCATGAACTGTTGTTGGAAGTCTTTCTCCACGGTGAGTTCTATGTATTCCACGTTTCTGGCTACCCAGTTGGCCTCAACCCTCTTCTCCCTGTTGAGAAGACACGCCCTGGCTCCGTCCCCTGCGGCGTTGCCTACAGAGATTATCCTGTCAATCTCGCAATCCGGGAAAAGCCCCATTACCAAGGCCTTGGTTCTGTCCACGTGGGTCCCAAAAGCACCGGCGATCTTCACCGAATCCACATGTTCCACTCCCATTCGCCTCATCATAAGTTTGCATCCAGCATGAAGAGCCCCTTTGGCCAGCTGGATTTGGCGCACATCCCTTTGAGTAATGACTATGTCCTTACCTATACTTGTCTCTTCAGCCCAGGCCAGAACGAACTCGGGCTGATTGTTCTCGGGATTTCTCCTGAAACGAGGGGATTTCTGCTCCTTGTTGAAGACGCCGCTCTTGGTGATTACCCCGGCCGCATACAACTCCGCCAAAACATCCAAAATGCCCGAGCCGCAGATCCCTTTGGCCTTCATCTCTTTGGGCTCTGAGTAACTTCTCCAAGCGTCCCGGCCTATGACCTTGTAGTCCACTTCATGAGTGTCTGGGTCTATTTTGATGCGTTCAATGGCCCCAGGGGCCGCACGCATGCCAAACAGTATCTGCGCCCCTTCCAAAGCCGGGCCTGTGGCGCAAGAAGAAGAGATCATCTTGTGTTTATTGCCCAGCACCAGTTCTCCATTGGTGCCTATGTCTATTATCAGAGCCATTTCATCCTTCTTGTACGGCTCTTCTGCCACCAGCACCCCCACGTTGTCTGCTCCTACAAATCCCGCCTCATTGGGAAGCACATGCACATAAGCCGAGGGGTTCACCTTGAGGCCCAGATCCCTGGCCTTGATATCCAGGCTATGGTGGATAACAGGAGGAAATGGTGCCAGTCCCACGAACTGGGGATCCAGCTGGAGAAGAATGTGGTGCATGGCGGTGTTTCCCACTATGGTCACATCCTCCACATCTTCCCTAGAGAGCCTCAGGTAAGTCCTGCCTTCCTCAGGGACCTCCACCCACTCCTCCTGGGCATCGGCCCCCTTGCCTTTCTTGAGTTTCTTCTTAGGGGGGTGAGTGCCCTGCACGGCCTGATCAATGACCCAGTTGAGCCCTTCCACAATATCCTCACTCATGCGTTTGAGGCCATCTTCGGTGGTCATGTGGAAGGTTATCCGAGACATCACGTCTTCCCCGTACTTGCACTGGGGGTTCATGAGGGAAACCGTGTCCAGCACCTCCATGGTGTCCAGATTGCAGAAATAGCCGGCCACGGTTGTGGTGCCGATGTCTATGGCGATACCATAATGGGCCTCGCACCTGCCAGGCCTGACGCGTATTATCTCCTTGTCCATCCATATGCTCACCGTGACCTTCCACTCACCCTGCCTCAGAGCCCCCGGGAGCTGCCTCAATGTCAGAAAGTCGATCCCCAGATTGGTCAAGCCGTACAACCTCTCCAGCTCTCTGCAAACTCTCTCGAAATCCGCTGTTGGCTCCTCGAAAGTAGGAGGCTCCACCTCCACGTAGTAGGTCTTCACGGCCGGATTATGTTGTATTTCAATGGCCCTGGCAGCCTTGCTGACCACTTGTTTGCCTGCCCGGGACTCCTCTGGCACAAACACCAGAAGGTCCCCTTGCACCTTGGCGCAACAGGCCAGCCTGTAGCCAGCCCCCTTTTCCTCTGCGTTTATGAACTTCTCTTCTTCCTCCTGCCAAGGGCTTGCGTTATCCATGCTGGAATGAATGCCAAATTTCTGGAAAAAACCTTCCTCAATGCGGACCTTGCACTTCCCGCACACCTTCTTTTCCCCGCAAAGGGTCTCTATGTCTACCCCAAGGACTCTCGAGGCCTCTATGAGGGTTGAATCCTTCTTAACAGGGCCTCTTCGTCCTGAAGGCTGAAATATGACCATGGCCTTGGCTTCG
Coding sequences:
- a CDS encoding GTP-binding protein gives rise to the protein MSGKNSAPCAVTLIGGFLGAGKTTLLRHILSWPGDLSSTAVLVNEFGQIGIDGELLKNGGTPVVELTNGCICCTIQGDLLRSLREIIKTFDPRRLLIEATGVADPVEILDVLKNEEPSGSLFVQKVITVVDADFWENREHLGPLFFNQIRAADLVLLNKVDLLSPEKIPVFLREIQENNPGTAVVPTHHCKVDPQVLWSVSEDHLLESRLQGLHEHESHEDAHGMGFVSFAFQGDVPLREECFRKFLSQLPYELYRVKGFALLENGLCFINHVGGKTEWVSLQGSGQTRLAFVGWRVEQTKIIERLKECLCA
- a CDS encoding DUF2284 domain-containing protein, which translates into the protein MRNGKVIPLEHKGIPRKLLRCLTQNARRYGLELLVPFPAEKILVSQWVHLKCRYGCKKYNTNWCCPPATPGVETARSILGEFREALLLVGTQDCPDFYLDNARKRAKQVRCWKGTVSLERSLFLEGYYKAFGLVGETCGLCKECAYPGDCRFPQEKRPSVESFSIDLLGTLQNLGIRPRLAQKRRDLFHYYGIILVE
- a CDS encoding ASKHA domain-containing protein, whose protein sequence is MDEAKAMVIFQPSGRRGPVKKDSTLIEASRVLGVDIETLCGEKKVCGKCKVRIEEGFFQKFGIHSSMDNASPWQEEEEKFINAEEKGAGYRLACCAKVQGDLLVFVPEESRAGKQVVSKAARAIEIQHNPAVKTYYVEVEPPTFEEPTADFERVCRELERLYGLTNLGIDFLTLRQLPGALRQGEWKVTVSIWMDKEIIRVRPGRCEAHYGIAIDIGTTTVAGYFCNLDTMEVLDTVSLMNPQCKYGEDVMSRITFHMTTEDGLKRMSEDIVEGLNWVIDQAVQGTHPPKKKLKKGKGADAQEEWVEVPEEGRTYLRLSREDVEDVTIVGNTAMHHILLQLDPQFVGLAPFPPVIHHSLDIKARDLGLKVNPSAYVHVLPNEAGFVGADNVGVLVAEEPYKKDEMALIIDIGTNGELVLGNKHKMISSSCATGPALEGAQILFGMRAAPGAIERIKIDPDTHEVDYKVIGRDAWRSYSEPKEMKAKGICGSGILDVLAELYAAGVITKSGVFNKEQKSPRFRRNPENNQPEFVLAWAEETSIGKDIVITQRDVRQIQLAKGALHAGCKLMMRRMGVEHVDSVKIAGAFGTHVDRTKALVMGLFPDCEIDRIISVGNAAGDGARACLLNREKRVEANWVARNVEYIELTVEKDFQQQFMECMQIPHMKDKYPHLEGIVRPEILHQK